A genomic window from Quercus lobata isolate SW786 chromosome 10, ValleyOak3.0 Primary Assembly, whole genome shotgun sequence includes:
- the LOC115963580 gene encoding uncharacterized protein LOC115963580 — MNCIVWNCKGLGNQLAVQELAEVVTAKAPTVVFLAETLADEARLDFVKDRIRFDKKFVVQRVNRGGGLVLYWKNDLLIDVVSSSLNHIDVIINKDTEEAWHFTGFYGEPETHKRQETWVLLRNLHSQNSLPWLCAGDFNEILKQSEKLGGRIRPPGQMQLFRDTLDECGLMDIGFKGSPFTWSKFCNNGISIWERLDRAVVSYEWFSKHPGTQVHHIDSTTSDHKILWIEQSVLDCSPRKKLFRFEEMWLGDKGCGETVEGVWQINYEEAGNTRVI; from the coding sequence ATGAATTGCATCGTGTGGAACTGCAAGGGGCTCGGGAACCAACTGGCAGTTCAAGAACTTGCGGAGGTAGTGACCGCAAAAGCTCCCACTGTCGTGTTCTTGGCCGAAACACTGGCAGATGAAGCTAGGCTTGATTTCGTAAAAGACCGGATCCGTTTTGACAAAAAGTTTGTTGTTCAGAGGGTTAACAGAGGTGGAGGTTTGGTTCTTTATTGGAAGAATGACTTGTTAATTGatgttgtttcttcttctttgaatcATATAGACGTTATCATCAACAAGGACACAGAGGAAGCATGGCATTTTACTGGATTCTATGGCGAACCGGAAACTCACAAACGGCAGGAAACATGGGTGTTGCTTCGCAATCTTCATAGCCAAAACTCACTGCCTTGGCTGTGCGCCGGGGATTTCAATGAGATCCTAAAGCAGAGTGAGAAGTTAGGGGGGCGGATTAGACCACCAGGACAGATGCAGCTCTTCCGTGACACACTAGATGAATGCGGACTGATGGACATTGGCTTCAAGGGTTCTCCCTTTACATGGAGTAAATTTTGCAACAATGGAATTTCGATTTGGGAGAGGTTAGATAGAGCTGTGGTGTCTTATGAATGGTTCTCCAAACACCCAGGTACTCAAGTTCATCATATTGACAGCACAACTTCAGACCATAAAATTCTTTGGATTGAGCAGTCAGTCTTGGATTGCTCACCGAGGAAAAAGCTCTTCCGATTCGAGGAAATGTGGCTGGGTGATAAGGGGTGTGGCGAAACAGTGGAAGGGGTATGGCAGATTAACTATGAAGAGGCAGGAAACACTAGGGTGATCTGA
- the LOC115963586 gene encoding uncharacterized protein LOC115963586, whose product MAQINNHVIGFTKEDGRRLHHPHNDVLVVSIQVRDYNTHRVLVDNGSSIDILYYPTFQQIRIDRERLIPVNAPLVGFGGIKIKLDKADQKKTSFVTIQGLFCCNVMSFGLKNARATYQRLMNKMFAHQIGRNVQVYMDNMLVKSLQEDDHLNDPPRDL is encoded by the exons ATGGCACAGATCAATAACCATGTCATTGGGTTTACAAAAGAAGATGGTAGGCGCCTCCACCACCCTCACAATGATGTGCTTGTGGTTAGCATTCAAGTAAGGGACTACAACACCCACCGAGTCCTGGTGGATAATGGGAGCTCTATCGACATCCTCTACTACCCAACATTCCAGCAGATAAGGATTGATAGGGAACGATTGATTCCAGTTAATGCGCCGCTCGTTGGATTCGGAGGAATAAAG ATCAAGCTAGATAAGGCTGATCAAAAGAAGACTTCATTTGTCACCATTCAGGGTCTCTTTTGCTGCAATGTGATGTCATTCGGGCTCAAGAACGCAAGAGCCACATATCAGAGActgatgaacaaaatgttcgcacatcagattgggaggaatgtgcAAGTTTACATGGACAACATGCTAGTAAAGAGCCTACAGGAGGACGATCATTTGAACGACCCTCCAAGAGACCTTTGA